In Holophagales bacterium, one DNA window encodes the following:
- a CDS encoding sigma-70 family RNA polymerase sigma factor, translating to MPALSESQPHPPALPGAGDRRAASGRPGVGPPPELERLFAEHAQRVYRAAFRVTGNSADAEDVLQTVFLRLVRREEGVDLGPGAPSYLYRAALNAALDVVRGRLRAGLEPLDDRSSTAVDPAAGPERQRAGRELGVALRRALATLAPRLAEVFVLRYLEGLDNREIGRLLGTSQGVVAVQLHRARRRLRHELEAHLGDLS from the coding sequence GTGCCAGCCCTGTCCGAATCCCAGCCCCACCCGCCGGCGCTTCCCGGCGCCGGCGATCGACGCGCCGCCTCGGGTCGTCCCGGGGTGGGCCCGCCGCCCGAGCTCGAGCGCCTCTTCGCCGAGCACGCCCAGCGCGTCTACCGGGCCGCCTTCCGCGTCACCGGCAACAGCGCCGACGCCGAGGACGTCCTGCAGACCGTCTTCCTCCGCCTCGTGCGGCGGGAAGAGGGTGTCGATCTCGGTCCGGGGGCGCCGAGTTATCTCTACCGGGCGGCGCTCAACGCCGCGCTCGACGTGGTGCGCGGTCGCCTGCGCGCCGGCCTCGAGCCGCTCGACGACCGCAGCTCGACGGCAGTCGACCCGGCGGCCGGGCCCGAACGGCAGCGCGCCGGGCGCGAGCTCGGCGTTGCGCTTCGCCGGGCCCTGGCGACGCTCGCCCCGCGCCTCGCCGAAGTGTTCGTTCTCCGTTACCTCGAAGGCCTCGACAACCGCGAGATCGGCCGACTGCTCGGCACGTCGCAGGGGGTCGTCGCCGTGCAGTTGCACCGCGCCCGCCGTCGGCTCCGCCACGAGCTCGAGGCGCACCTGGGAGACCTGTCATGA
- a CDS encoding sodium:proton antiporter, with the protein MTALISSILGVASTVPPGGGEVPLGALLPLWTVAPFVLVLLSIALLPLVAGSFWESNRNKALVAALLAVPFGLYLAVGHGAEGRRELLHTALDYLSFMALLGALFVISGGIRVRGSLAGTPLANSALLGLGAVLANLIGTTGASMLLIRPLLRANAERRHKVHLVVFFIFVVSNCGGLLTPLGDPPLFLGFLKGVPFEWTLRLWKEWLLVNGLLIVLGNVIDQRMLAREEIEDGTEPLFDELLQHEPFRLEGWHNLFFLGGVVLVIVGRGQSWGTAPDPWPFGVQEGLMVAMGVGAYLATRAETRAANRFGFGPIVEVGVLFAGIFVTMIAPLLILNARGAELGLSRPWQYYWASGALSSFLDNAPTYLTFAAAAAGQLGVPVTGARYLADFLGLGAQAAGLLAAISCGAVMMGANTYIGNGPNFMVKAIAEENGVKMPSFFGYMAWSVAILIPIFGLVTFVFFR; encoded by the coding sequence ATGACTGCCCTGATTTCGTCGATTCTCGGCGTCGCCTCCACGGTCCCTCCGGGAGGAGGAGAGGTGCCGCTCGGCGCCCTCCTGCCGCTGTGGACCGTCGCTCCGTTCGTCCTCGTCCTGCTCTCGATCGCTCTGCTGCCGCTCGTCGCCGGGTCGTTCTGGGAGTCGAACCGCAACAAGGCTCTGGTGGCCGCCCTCCTCGCCGTGCCGTTCGGTCTCTACCTGGCGGTGGGGCACGGCGCCGAGGGGCGGCGCGAGCTCCTCCACACGGCGCTGGACTACCTGTCGTTCATGGCGTTGCTCGGCGCTCTCTTCGTCATCTCGGGAGGAATCCGGGTGCGCGGCTCGCTCGCCGGCACGCCGCTGGCCAACTCGGCCCTGCTCGGTCTCGGGGCGGTGCTGGCCAACCTCATCGGCACCACCGGGGCGTCGATGTTGTTGATCCGTCCACTCTTGCGCGCCAACGCCGAAAGGCGACACAAGGTCCACCTCGTCGTCTTCTTCATCTTCGTCGTATCGAATTGCGGCGGCCTGCTCACCCCGCTCGGCGATCCGCCCCTCTTCCTCGGTTTTCTCAAGGGCGTGCCATTCGAGTGGACGCTCCGCCTGTGGAAGGAGTGGCTGCTGGTCAACGGCCTGCTCATCGTCCTCGGCAACGTCATCGACCAGCGGATGCTGGCGCGCGAGGAGATCGAGGACGGCACCGAGCCGCTCTTCGACGAGCTCCTGCAGCACGAGCCGTTCCGCCTCGAGGGGTGGCACAACCTGTTCTTCCTGGGCGGCGTGGTCCTGGTCATCGTCGGTCGCGGCCAATCGTGGGGAACGGCTCCCGATCCCTGGCCGTTCGGGGTCCAGGAGGGGCTGATGGTGGCGATGGGCGTCGGTGCGTACCTCGCGACGCGGGCGGAGACGCGCGCGGCAAACCGGTTCGGCTTCGGGCCGATCGTCGAGGTGGGGGTGCTCTTCGCCGGGATCTTCGTGACGATGATCGCCCCGTTGCTGATCCTCAACGCGCGCGGCGCCGAGCTCGGCCTGTCGCGTCCCTGGCAGTACTACTGGGCCTCGGGAGCGCTGTCGAGCTTTCTCGACAACGCCCCGACCTACCTGACCTTCGCCGCTGCCGCCGCCGGGCAGCTCGGTGTCCCGGTCACCGGGGCGCGCTATCTCGCCGATTTCCTCGGTCTGGGGGCACAGGCGGCCGGGCTGCTCGCCGCGATCTCGTGCGGGGCGGTGATGATGGGGGCCAATACTTACATCGGCAACGGACCGAACTTCATGGTCAAGGCGATCGCCGAGGAGAACGGGGTCAAGATGCCCAGCTTCTTCGGTTACATGGCCTGGTCGGTGGCGATCCTGATCCCGATCTTCGGGCTCGTGACCTTCGTCTTCTTCCGCTGA
- a CDS encoding APC family permease, whose translation MIVAGSMIGSGIFIVPADIARLVGSGGWLLVAWAVTGAMTLAAALSYGELAAMMPRAGGQYVYLREAYSPLWGFLYGWTLFGVIQTGTIAAVAVGFARYLGVLVPAISPTAWIVAPIDLSASYAISLSTQQLVGIAMIAALTLLNTRGIRLGKLIQNVFTSAKTLALAALVLLGLVVGRNANAIAANFGDLWSPHDAATIGPGLGLAPAVTAGAGLLGLVVALSVAQVGSLFSSDAWNNVTFTAGEMKNPRRDIPLSLAAGTLLVIVLYLLANLAYLCTLPLAAIQQAPDDRVATAALQVIFGPAGATIMAVAIVVSTFGCNNGLILAGARVYYAMSRDGLFFRATGELNRHHVPAAGLVAQGLWAALLVLPRTRLRDAAGAPLLDAAGAPRYGNLYGNLLDYVVFSVLVFYVLTIAALFVLRRRRPEAERPYRALGYPIVPALYLVAAVAILTVLVFYRPETTWPGLLLVMTGFPVYYLWHHRTAPPPSDSRARP comes from the coding sequence ATGATCGTCGCCGGCTCGATGATCGGCTCGGGGATCTTCATCGTTCCGGCCGACATCGCCCGCCTGGTCGGCTCGGGCGGCTGGCTGCTCGTCGCCTGGGCCGTGACCGGCGCGATGACCCTCGCCGCCGCCCTCTCCTACGGCGAGCTCGCCGCGATGATGCCGCGCGCCGGCGGCCAGTACGTCTACCTGCGCGAGGCCTACTCGCCGCTCTGGGGCTTCCTCTACGGCTGGACGCTCTTCGGGGTGATCCAGACCGGCACCATCGCGGCGGTGGCGGTGGGCTTCGCCCGCTATCTCGGCGTGCTCGTCCCGGCGATCTCGCCGACCGCCTGGATCGTCGCGCCGATCGACCTCTCGGCGAGCTACGCGATCAGCCTCTCGACCCAGCAGCTCGTCGGCATCGCGATGATCGCCGCGCTCACCCTGCTCAACACGCGGGGCATCCGCCTCGGCAAGCTGATCCAGAACGTCTTCACCTCGGCCAAGACGCTGGCTCTCGCCGCCCTGGTGCTTCTCGGCCTCGTCGTCGGGCGCAACGCCAACGCCATCGCGGCCAACTTCGGTGATCTCTGGAGCCCGCACGACGCCGCGACGATCGGACCCGGACTGGGTCTGGCCCCGGCGGTGACCGCCGGCGCGGGACTGCTCGGCCTCGTCGTTGCCCTCTCCGTCGCCCAGGTGGGCTCGCTCTTCTCCTCCGACGCGTGGAACAACGTCACCTTCACTGCCGGCGAGATGAAGAACCCGCGGCGCGACATCCCCCTGTCGCTCGCCGCCGGCACGCTGCTGGTGATCGTCCTCTACCTGCTCGCCAATCTGGCCTATCTCTGCACCCTGCCGCTCGCCGCCATCCAGCAGGCGCCGGACGACCGGGTCGCCACCGCGGCGCTCCAGGTGATCTTCGGGCCGGCCGGCGCGACGATCATGGCGGTCGCCATCGTCGTGTCGACCTTCGGCTGCAACAACGGGCTGATCCTCGCCGGCGCCCGGGTCTACTACGCCATGTCACGCGACGGCCTCTTCTTCCGCGCCACCGGCGAGCTCAATCGGCACCACGTCCCGGCCGCCGGCCTGGTCGCGCAGGGCCTGTGGGCCGCGCTGCTCGTCCTGCCGCGAACCCGGTTGCGCGACGCCGCCGGCGCTCCGTTGCTCGACGCCGCGGGCGCGCCCCGCTACGGCAATCTCTACGGCAACCTGCTCGACTACGTCGTCTTCTCGGTGCTCGTCTTCTACGTGCTGACGATCGCCGCGCTCTTCGTCCTGCGCCGCCGACGCCCGGAGGCCGAGCGCCCCTACCGCGCCCTCGGCTACCCGATCGTCCCGGCTCTCTACCTCGTTGCGGCGGTCGCCATCCTCACCGTCCTGGTCTTCTACCGGCCCGAGACCACCTGGCCGGGCCTCCTGCTGGTGATGACGGGCTTCCCCGTCTACTACCTCTGGCACCACCGCACGGCACCACCCCCGAGCGATTCGCGAGCCCGGCCCTGA
- a CDS encoding amino acid permease codes for MSNPLFATKPLKLLLEEAKGENRLRRILGPVQLTSLGVGAIIGAGIFVATGAAAHNVAGPALMLSYVVAGITCVFAALCYAEFASMAPVAGSAYTYAYATLGELFAWIIGWDLVLEYAVGSATVATGWSGYFQNVMAKLGYQLPLALRESPWRYDAATGGFLSTGSTINLPAIVIVAIVTAVLVKGIQESANFNATMVGIKLAAVLFVIGVGVFLIDPANWHPFAPYGWTGINIFGHHVAGQTDPNGSPLGMLAGAAIIFFAYIGFDSVSTHAEEARQPQKDVPIGIVASLLICTVLYIAVVAVLTGMVKYDQLDINAPVSRAFQQQGIGWAEGLIATAGVAGITSVLLVMMLSGPRVFLAMARDGLVPRSFFGAVHPRFRTPWKTTILIGLFVGLLAGVLPIDALLHLTNIGTLFAFVIVCAAVLIMRRTNPEAERPFRCPWVPVVPILGILSCLLLMFSLPTANWWRLAAWLALGLVIYFAYGRRHSVMAEIRASEAEP; via the coding sequence ATGTCGAACCCGCTCTTCGCCACCAAGCCCCTCAAGCTGCTGCTCGAGGAGGCCAAGGGCGAGAACCGCCTGCGGCGGATTCTCGGTCCGGTTCAGCTGACCAGCCTCGGCGTCGGCGCCATCATCGGCGCCGGGATCTTCGTCGCCACCGGTGCCGCGGCCCACAACGTGGCCGGTCCGGCGCTCATGCTCTCCTACGTGGTGGCCGGTATCACCTGTGTCTTTGCCGCCCTCTGCTACGCCGAGTTCGCGTCGATGGCCCCGGTTGCCGGCTCCGCCTACACCTACGCCTACGCCACCCTCGGCGAGCTTTTCGCCTGGATCATCGGCTGGGACCTGGTGCTCGAATATGCCGTCGGCAGCGCGACCGTCGCCACCGGCTGGTCGGGCTACTTCCAGAACGTCATGGCGAAGCTCGGTTACCAGTTGCCGCTCGCCTTGCGCGAATCGCCCTGGCGCTACGACGCGGCAACGGGCGGCTTCCTTTCGACGGGTTCGACGATCAACCTGCCGGCGATCGTCATCGTCGCGATCGTCACCGCCGTCCTGGTCAAAGGGATCCAGGAGAGCGCCAACTTCAACGCCACGATGGTCGGCATCAAGCTGGCGGCAGTGCTCTTCGTCATCGGCGTCGGCGTCTTCCTCATCGACCCGGCCAACTGGCACCCGTTCGCGCCGTACGGCTGGACCGGGATCAACATCTTCGGCCATCACGTCGCCGGCCAGACCGACCCGAACGGTTCGCCGCTCGGCATGCTGGCGGGCGCGGCGATCATCTTCTTCGCCTACATCGGCTTCGACTCGGTCTCCACGCACGCCGAGGAGGCACGGCAGCCGCAGAAGGACGTGCCGATCGGCATCGTCGCCTCGCTGTTGATCTGCACCGTCCTCTACATCGCCGTGGTCGCGGTGCTCACCGGCATGGTCAAGTACGACCAGCTCGACATCAACGCCCCGGTCTCGCGCGCGTTCCAACAACAGGGAATCGGCTGGGCCGAGGGGCTCATCGCCACGGCGGGCGTCGCGGGTATCACCTCGGTACTGTTGGTGATGATGCTCTCGGGGCCGCGCGTCTTCCTCGCCATGGCTCGCGACGGGCTCGTGCCCCGCAGCTTCTTCGGCGCCGTGCACCCGCGTTTCCGCACCCCGTGGAAGACGACGATTCTCATCGGTCTCTTCGTCGGCCTGCTGGCCGGCGTGTTGCCGATCGACGCGCTGCTCCACCTGACCAACATCGGGACGCTCTTCGCCTTCGTCATCGTCTGCGCCGCGGTGCTCATCATGCGGCGCACCAACCCCGAGGCCGAGCGGCCCTTCCGCTGCCCGTGGGTGCCCGTCGTGCCGATCCTCGGCATTCTGAGCTGTCTGCTGCTGATGTTCTCGCTGCCGACCGCCAACTGGTGGCGGCTGGCGGCCTGGCTGGCTCTCGGCCTGGTCATCTACTTCGCCTACGGTCGCCGCCACAGCGTGATGGCCGAGATCCGCGCCTCCGAAGCAGAGCCCTGA
- a CDS encoding aspartate aminotransferase family protein, with product MTPAEFRRWGRAVVDWLADYQERVESYPVLSTVAPGAIRASLPASPPEQGEPFEAILADVGEKLLPGITHWQSPNFFAYFPTGASGPSVLGDLLAAGLGVQGMLWATSPACTELETLVLDWLVEMLDLPPVFRSGSAGGGVIQDSASSAALCALLAARERATGFASDERGADGRLSVYASTQTHSSIEKAVRIAGLGRSHLRLVDVDDRFAMRPEALARAIADDRQAGLVPTFVCATIGTTSSNGIDPLPALGPICREAGAWLHVDGAMAGTAALCPELRHLQAGIEHADSYCFNPHKWMLTNFDCSCFWVADRAALVRTLSVLPEYLRNQATESGAVLDYRDWQIPLGRRFRALKLWFVIRHYGVEGLRRQVRRHVAIAQELARTIAADPRFELVVPPPLNLVCFRLRGSDDLNRRLLERLNASGRLFLTHTVLGGRYTLRLCVGQAGTDERHVRSAWERIVREAVALAEQS from the coding sequence ATGACCCCGGCGGAGTTCCGCCGCTGGGGTCGTGCGGTCGTCGACTGGCTCGCCGACTACCAGGAGCGGGTCGAGAGCTATCCGGTGCTCTCGACCGTCGCCCCCGGGGCGATCCGTGCCTCGCTCCCGGCGTCGCCGCCCGAGCAGGGCGAGCCGTTCGAGGCGATCCTCGCCGACGTCGGCGAGAAGCTCCTGCCCGGCATCACACACTGGCAGTCGCCCAACTTCTTCGCCTACTTCCCGACCGGGGCCTCGGGCCCCTCGGTGCTCGGCGACCTGCTCGCCGCCGGGCTCGGGGTGCAGGGGATGCTCTGGGCCACCAGCCCGGCCTGCACCGAGCTCGAGACGCTGGTGCTCGACTGGCTGGTCGAGATGCTCGACCTGCCGCCGGTCTTCCGCTCCGGCTCGGCCGGGGGCGGCGTCATCCAGGACAGCGCCTCGAGCGCCGCGCTCTGCGCTCTCCTCGCCGCCCGCGAGCGGGCCACCGGCTTCGCCAGCGACGAGCGCGGCGCCGACGGCCGGCTTTCGGTCTACGCCTCGACACAGACGCACTCGTCGATCGAGAAGGCGGTGCGGATCGCCGGGCTGGGACGCAGCCACCTGCGGCTCGTCGACGTCGACGACCGCTTCGCCATGCGGCCCGAGGCCCTTGCCCGTGCGATCGCCGACGACCGGCAGGCCGGGCTCGTCCCCACGTTCGTCTGCGCCACGATCGGCACCACGTCGTCGAACGGGATCGACCCGCTGCCCGCCCTCGGCCCGATCTGCCGCGAGGCCGGGGCCTGGCTGCACGTCGACGGGGCGATGGCCGGCACCGCCGCCCTCTGTCCCGAGCTTCGCCACCTGCAGGCCGGAATCGAACACGCCGACAGCTACTGCTTCAACCCGCACAAGTGGATGCTCACCAACTTCGACTGCAGCTGCTTCTGGGTGGCGGATCGGGCGGCGCTCGTCCGCACGCTCTCGGTCCTGCCGGAGTACCTGCGCAACCAGGCGACCGAGTCCGGGGCGGTGCTCGACTACCGCGACTGGCAGATCCCGCTCGGCCGGCGTTTCCGCGCCCTGAAGCTCTGGTTCGTCATCCGCCACTACGGGGTCGAGGGGCTGCGACGCCAGGTCCGCCGCCACGTGGCGATCGCCCAGGAGCTCGCCCGGACGATCGCCGCCGACCCCCGGTTCGAGCTCGTCGTGCCGCCACCGCTCAACCTCGTCTGCTTCCGCCTCCGCGGCAGCGACGACCTCAACCGCCGCCTGCTCGAGCGGCTGAACGCCAGCGGCCGCCTGTTTCTGACGCACACGGTGCTCGGCGGCCGCTACACCCTGCGGCTCTGTGTCGGTCAGGCCGGCACCGACGAACGCCATGTTCGCTCGGCCTGGGAACGCATCGTCCGGGAGGCCGTGGCGCTCGCCGAGCAAAGCTGA
- a CDS encoding sodium-translocating pyrophosphatase, whose product MSFDRFTPRGRRAGLFALMLLLTGLAAPASASEAELKLPDLRQVSFFGIDGHTLLLFGLGICLLGMAFGVWMYTHLRNLPVHRSMREISELIYETCKTYLTTQGKFILILWAFIAAIIFYYFGFLRHFPMDRVFIILAFSLVGIAGSYGVAWFGIRINTFANSRSAFASLRGKPFPTYEIPLKAGMSIGTLLIATELVIMLAILLFIPGDYAGPCFIGFAIGESLGAAALRIAGGIFTKIADIGADLMKIVFNIKEDDARNPGVIADCTGDNAGDSVGPTADGFETYGVTGVALITFILLAVKEPATQVQLLVWIFAMRVMMIVTSIGSYWLNEAVARSRFKEAEKFDFEAPLTSLVWVTSLISVAVTFGVSNSMIPTLGDGTLWWKLASIISCGTLAGAIIPELVKIFTSTRSGHVQEVVTASREGGASLNILSGLVAGNFSAYWMGLAIVSLMSVAYWVSTQGLGGLMIAPAIFAFGLVAFGFLGMGPVTIAVDSYGPVTDNAQSVYELSLIEEIPNVKEEIKKEFGFEPDFVRAKHHLEENDGAGNTFKATAKPVLIGTAVVGATTLIFSIIVVLTHGLTEGKEFLSLLHAPFLLGLVTGGAVIYWFTGASIQAVSTGAYRAVEFIKKNIKLNDEGGKASVEDSKKVVEICTQYAQKGMFNIFLTVFFSTLAFACLEPYFFIGYLISIALFGLYQAIFMANAGGAWDNAKKVVEVDLKEKGTPLHAATVVGDTVGDPFKDTSSVAMNPVIKFTTLFGLLAVELAIEMEKNTTTVMAAIFFVISAFFVWRSFYGMRIPKEI is encoded by the coding sequence ATGTCGTTCGACCGCTTCACGCCGCGCGGGCGGCGAGCGGGGCTCTTCGCCCTGATGCTGCTGCTCACCGGGTTGGCCGCGCCGGCTTCGGCGAGCGAGGCCGAGCTCAAGCTGCCCGACCTCCGGCAGGTGTCGTTCTTCGGCATCGACGGCCACACGCTGCTGCTCTTCGGGCTCGGCATCTGCCTGCTCGGAATGGCCTTCGGCGTCTGGATGTACACCCACCTGCGGAACCTGCCGGTCCACCGGTCGATGCGGGAGATCTCGGAGCTGATCTACGAGACCTGCAAGACCTACCTGACCACCCAGGGCAAGTTCATCCTCATCCTCTGGGCGTTCATCGCCGCGATCATCTTCTATTACTTCGGCTTCCTGCGGCACTTCCCGATGGACCGGGTGTTCATCATCCTCGCCTTCTCGCTGGTCGGCATCGCCGGCAGCTACGGGGTCGCCTGGTTCGGCATCCGCATCAACACCTTCGCCAACTCGCGCTCGGCCTTCGCCAGCCTGCGCGGCAAGCCGTTCCCGACCTACGAGATCCCGCTCAAGGCCGGCATGTCGATCGGCACGCTGCTCATCGCCACCGAGCTCGTGATCATGCTCGCCATCCTGCTCTTCATTCCGGGCGACTACGCCGGCCCCTGCTTCATCGGCTTCGCCATCGGCGAGTCGCTGGGCGCCGCGGCGTTGCGCATCGCCGGCGGCATCTTCACCAAGATCGCCGACATCGGCGCCGACCTGATGAAGATCGTCTTCAACATCAAGGAAGACGACGCCCGCAACCCGGGCGTGATCGCCGACTGCACCGGCGACAACGCCGGCGACTCGGTCGGCCCGACGGCCGACGGATTCGAGACCTACGGCGTCACCGGCGTCGCGCTGATCACCTTCATCCTGCTCGCGGTCAAGGAGCCGGCCACCCAGGTGCAGCTCCTGGTGTGGATCTTCGCCATGCGCGTCATGATGATCGTCACCAGCATCGGCTCCTACTGGCTCAACGAGGCGGTCGCCCGCTCCCGCTTCAAGGAGGCCGAGAAGTTCGACTTCGAGGCGCCGCTGACGTCCCTCGTCTGGGTGACCTCGCTGATCTCCGTCGCCGTGACCTTCGGCGTCTCGAACAGCATGATCCCGACGCTCGGCGACGGCACGCTCTGGTGGAAGCTCGCGTCGATCATCAGCTGCGGCACGCTCGCCGGCGCGATCATCCCCGAGCTGGTCAAGATCTTCACCTCGACCCGCTCGGGCCACGTGCAGGAGGTCGTCACCGCTTCGCGCGAGGGCGGCGCTTCGCTCAACATTCTCTCCGGCCTGGTCGCCGGCAATTTCAGCGCCTACTGGATGGGCCTGGCGATCGTCTCGCTGATGTCGGTCGCCTACTGGGTCTCGACCCAGGGTCTCGGCGGCCTGATGATCGCCCCGGCGATCTTCGCCTTCGGCCTCGTGGCCTTCGGCTTCCTCGGCATGGGCCCGGTGACCATCGCGGTCGACTCCTACGGCCCGGTCACCGACAACGCCCAGTCGGTCTACGAGCTGTCGCTCATCGAGGAGATCCCGAACGTCAAGGAGGAGATCAAGAAGGAGTTCGGCTTCGAGCCCGACTTCGTTCGCGCCAAGCATCACCTCGAGGAGAACGACGGCGCCGGCAACACCTTCAAGGCGACCGCCAAGCCGGTGCTGATCGGCACCGCCGTGGTCGGGGCGACGACGCTGATCTTCTCGATCATCGTCGTGCTGACGCACGGCCTGACCGAGGGCAAGGAGTTCCTCTCGCTGCTCCACGCTCCGTTCCTGCTCGGTCTCGTCACCGGCGGCGCGGTGATCTACTGGTTCACCGGCGCCTCGATCCAGGCGGTCTCCACCGGCGCCTATCGCGCCGTCGAGTTCATCAAGAAGAACATCAAGCTGAACGACGAGGGCGGCAAGGCCTCCGTCGAGGACTCGAAGAAGGTCGTCGAGATCTGCACCCAGTACGCCCAGAAGGGCATGTTCAACATCTTCCTGACCGTCTTCTTCTCGACCCTGGCCTTCGCCTGCCTCGAGCCGTACTTCTTCATCGGCTACCTGATCTCGATCGCCCTCTTCGGCCTCTACCAGGCGATCTTCATGGCCAACGCCGGCGGCGCCTGGGACAACGCCAAGAAGGTGGTCGAAGTCGACCTCAAGGAAAAGGGCACGCCGCTCCATGCCGCCACGGTGGTCGGCGACACGGTCGGCGACCCGTTCAAGGACACCTCCTCGGTGGCGATGAACCCGGTCATCAAGTTCACCACCCTCTTCGGCCTGCTCGCCGTCGAGCTGGCGATCGAGATGGAGAAGAACACCACGACGGTGATGGCCGCCATCTTCTTCGTCATCTCGGCCTTCTTCGTCTGGCGCTCGTTCTACGGCATGCGGATTCCGAAGGAGATCTGA
- a CDS encoding putative transporter, giving the protein MQALLDVLHEGSVAHSLLVLSIVASLGLALGAVRLRGVSLGVGGVLFAGLLVGQAGLTLDHATMDLVRELGLVLFVWAIGLQVGPGFFSSIRKQGLALNLLAAGIVVGGSSLAALVAWGTGIGVPAAVGVLSGAVTNTPSLGAAQQALKDVARAPADAVELLGLGYAVAYPFGILGILATMHIVEKLFRIDPEKERRVFERVHRSSSAPIVIHDYEVVNPNLAGMAVEQLLELTGRGVVVTRVYHAGSQSVARPGLPLAVGDVLHAVGTQKRLDAFQVIVGKESDLALPELPSQITFRPVVVTKKEVVGRDLDELDLHDTYGVIVTRVIRSGVEFTPAKGLRLAFGDRLMVVGEEAAIGRAARELGDSGEELDRPQIIPVFLGIALGILAGSWPISIPGVPAPVKLGLAGGPLLVAILLARLGRIGPFLVYMPNAAKTLLREFGIALFLGCVGLKAGEKLVATVATPRGLLWVACGAVITIVPLVVAGIVARAVMKLDFVTICGVLSGSMTDPPALAYATQRFGSDAPSIAYATVYPLTMLLRVVGAQLFVLIALS; this is encoded by the coding sequence ATGCAAGCTCTCCTCGACGTCCTGCACGAAGGCTCGGTCGCCCACTCGCTTCTCGTCCTCTCGATCGTCGCGAGCCTCGGCCTGGCTCTCGGCGCCGTGCGGCTGCGCGGGGTGAGCCTCGGGGTCGGCGGTGTGCTGTTCGCCGGGCTGCTCGTCGGCCAAGCCGGCCTGACGCTCGATCACGCGACGATGGACCTGGTGCGCGAGCTCGGCCTGGTGCTGTTCGTCTGGGCGATCGGCCTGCAGGTCGGCCCCGGCTTCTTCTCGTCGATCCGCAAACAGGGGCTGGCGCTCAACCTGCTGGCCGCCGGCATCGTCGTCGGCGGCTCGTCGCTCGCGGCGCTGGTGGCATGGGGTACGGGCATCGGTGTGCCGGCGGCGGTCGGCGTGCTTTCGGGCGCGGTCACCAACACGCCGAGCCTCGGTGCCGCGCAACAGGCACTCAAGGACGTGGCGCGCGCACCGGCCGACGCGGTCGAGCTGCTGGGGCTCGGCTACGCCGTCGCCTACCCCTTCGGCATCCTCGGCATCCTCGCGACGATGCACATCGTCGAGAAGCTCTTCCGCATCGATCCGGAGAAGGAGCGGAGGGTCTTCGAACGGGTCCACCGTTCGTCGTCGGCGCCGATCGTCATCCACGACTACGAGGTGGTCAACCCGAATCTCGCGGGGATGGCCGTCGAACAGTTGCTCGAGTTGACCGGGCGCGGCGTCGTCGTGACGCGCGTCTACCACGCCGGCTCGCAGAGCGTGGCCCGGCCGGGCCTGCCGCTCGCCGTGGGGGACGTGTTGCATGCCGTCGGGACCCAGAAGCGCCTCGATGCCTTCCAGGTCATCGTCGGCAAGGAGAGCGACCTCGCGCTCCCCGAGCTGCCGAGCCAGATCACCTTCCGGCCGGTGGTGGTCACGAAGAAGGAGGTCGTCGGGCGCGACCTCGACGAGCTCGACCTGCACGACACCTACGGCGTGATCGTCACGCGGGTGATCCGCTCGGGCGTCGAATTCACCCCGGCCAAGGGGCTGCGGCTGGCGTTCGGCGACCGGCTGATGGTCGTCGGCGAAGAGGCGGCGATCGGGCGAGCGGCCCGCGAGCTCGGCGATTCGGGGGAGGAGCTCGACCGGCCGCAGATCATCCCGGTCTTCCTCGGCATCGCGCTGGGGATTCTGGCCGGGTCCTGGCCGATCTCGATTCCCGGGGTGCCGGCCCCGGTCAAGCTCGGTCTGGCGGGCGGTCCGCTGCTGGTCGCCATCCTGCTCGCTCGGCTCGGCCGGATCGGCCCATTTCTCGTCTACATGCCGAACGCCGCCAAGACCCTCCTGCGCGAGTTCGGGATCGCCCTCTTCCTCGGCTGCGTCGGGCTCAAGGCCGGCGAGAAGCTGGTGGCCACGGTGGCGACCCCGCGCGGGCTGCTCTGGGTCGCCTGTGGCGCGGTGATCACCATCGTTCCGCTCGTCGTCGCGGGCATCGTGGCGCGGGCGGTGATGAAGCTCGATTTCGTCACGATCTGCGGTGTGCTCTCGGGCAGCATGACCGATCCGCCGGCGCTCGCGTACGCCACCCAGAGGTTCGGCAGCGATGCGCCGTCGATCGCCTACGCCACCGTCTATCCGCTGACGATGCTGCTGCGCGTCGTCGGCGCCCAGCTCTTCGTGCTCATCGCCCTGAGCTGA